Proteins from a single region of Oncorhynchus keta strain PuntledgeMale-10-30-2019 chromosome 20, Oket_V2, whole genome shotgun sequence:
- the LOC127909874 gene encoding mucin-16-like yields MAFGINLGIVFLCSLFAEHSSFTWAPRDAQRVRGYGFSGSSRMEVEQRQTGGSYPQDQFRPASHTSGLVQSEATYRGTGYNTLGGFAPSSLQPAPRGSGSIPSSFTSAQTKGKRTRAKNTDISLSGSIASGSSVTHNKHQTKASRTYGQSVTDPSALRPVSSWEVKRIQANTLRTVQPRSGLVQNPDVVFNVQSRTASNLKPSTPNYGSTQSEFKFSTSRQPNQGLVQTLSRGAPSLYGQTATHTTSLTHYVQDLKQGSSFPSLAFKGPMEISARSISTPDREVPSSGSSQTSFRPGPLSFGSTEGGSATNSYKPSFSQDVMQYQSNSASRSVSTSNQYAQTSGQRIDGASTSSRGMPTSSLASRSSLFRPSSTASGNSYGAYKPGSDLGATPSQSLFTSNQGGRGSTYSQNLLAKPAQGKYGQMSAQWGSYQPSYAASSGPVSSLFSSTQAASSSTFIQNAPATAQKPSGSKPVPSQRYQPSYLFNAVKSNTSSARRPTQSLLSSSYGPTQSRTSSASSINPRRFALTIMHSIPELYGGSTIHRLKDPTR; encoded by the exons ATGGCTTTTGGAATTAATTTGGG GATTGTGTTCCTTTGCTCATTGTTTGCAGAACACTCAAGTTTTACATGGGCTCCACGTG ATGCCCAGAGAGTAAGAGGCTATGGGTTTTCTGGCTCTTCCAGAATGGAAGTTGAGCAGAGGCAAACAGGTGGCAGCTATCCCCAGGATCAATTCAGACCAGCCTCTCACACTTCTGGTTTGGTCCAGAGTGAAGCTACTTACCGCGGGACTGGATACAACACACTCGGAGGCTTTGCTCCAAGCTCCCTCCAGCCAGCCCCAAGGGGCTCTGGATCTATCCCCAGCAGCTTTACCTCCGCCCAGACAAAGGGTAAGAGGACCCGTGCCAAGAATACTGACATTAGCCTCTCTGGTTCTATAGCCAGTGGATCCTCTGTCACCCACAACAAGCATCAAACCAAGGCCAGCAGAACCTATGGTCAAAGTGTCACTGACCCCAGTGCATTAAGGCCAGTTTCAAGTTGGGAGGTAAAGAGAATCCAGGCCAACACTCTTCGTACTGTACAGCCTCGCTCTGGACTAGTCCAGAATCCTGATGTTGTGTTTAATGTCCAGAGTAGAACTGCCTCTAACCTGAAACCATCTACTCCTAACTATGGCTCTACCCAGAGTGAATTCAAGTTCTCCACCTCCAGACAACCCAACCAAGGCCTTGTCCAGACTCTGAGTAGAGGAGCCCCCAGCCTCTATGGTCAAACTGCCACCCACACCACCTCCCTCACCCACTATgtccaggacctgaagcaagggaGCAGCTTCCCTTCCCTGGCTTTCAAGGGACCAATGGAGATCTCTGCCCGGTCAATTTCCACTCCTGACCGTGAAGTTCCCTCAAGTGGTTCTTCACAAACTTCATTTAGACCAGGTCCTCTGAGTTTTGGGTCTACTGAAGGTGGGAGTGCAACAAACAGCTACAAGCCTAGCTTCTCCCAAGATGTCATGCAATACCAGAGCAACTCTGCCAGTAGAAGTGTTTCAACTTCCAATCAATATGCCCAAACCTCTGGCCAGAGAATAGATGGAGCCTCTACCTCAAGTCGCGGCATGCCCACTTCTAGCCTGGCCTCTCGCTCCAGTCTTTTTCGCCCCAGCTCTACAGCTAGTGGAAACTCCTATGGCGCCTACAAGCCTGGCTCTGACCTTGGTGCAACACCAAGCCAAAGCCTGTTTACCTCTAACCAAGGTGGAAGGGGTTCAACATACAGCCAGAATCTCCTTGCAAAACCTGCCCAAGGGAAGTACGGACAAATGTCTGCTCAGTGGGGGAGCTACCAGCCCAGCTATGCTGCCAGTAGTGGGCCAGTCTCCAGCCTCTTCAGTTCTACCCAGGCTGCCAGTTCTTCAACATTCATCCAGAATGCTCCTGCCACAGCCCAGAAGCCAAGTGGCTCTAAACCTGTCCCCAGTCAACGCTATCAGCCCAGCTATTTGTTCAATGCAGTGAAGTCCAACACTAGCTCTGCCAGACGTCCCACCCAGAGCCTCTTGTCTAGCAGCTATGGCCCTACCCAGAGCAGGACCAGCAGTGCCAGCTCGATCAACCCTCGCCGCTTTGCCCTGACCATCATGCACAGCATCCCAGAATTGTACGGCGGATCTACAATCCACCGGCTCAAAGACCCTACTCGGTAG